One Macadamia integrifolia cultivar HAES 741 unplaced genomic scaffold, SCU_Mint_v3 scaffold1063, whole genome shotgun sequence genomic window carries:
- the LOC122062530 gene encoding uncharacterized protein LOC122062530, translated as MEETNWEQRLQALTHVLINPTTNPSLHSQLLISTQIPCYLNWGYPPVLCNKDQQSNAFPSLHLKWGFSLFLKRVSRLGAPETSWRSKCPFQQPPPLILAKGVEEAQWGDEHRRDYLRKRSRRKRLALIWSSVTDCSKNPS; from the exons ATGGAGGAAACAAATTGGGAGCAGAGACTCCAAGCACTTACCCATGTTCTGATAAACCCCACAACTAACCCATCTCTCCATTCTCAGTTATTAATCTCTACGCAGATCCCCTGCTACCTCAATTGGGGTTACCCACCTGTTCTCTGCAATAAAGACCAACAGAGCAATGCTTTCCCTTCTCTGCATCTCAAAtggggtttctctcttttccttaaAAGGGTGTCCAGATTAGGTGCCCCTGAAACATCTTGGAGGTCTAAATGCCCTTTTCAGCAGCCACCGCCATTAATACTAGCTAAAGGTGTTGAAGAAGCGCAGTGGGGAGATGAACATAGGAGAGATTATTTGAGGAAGAGATCGAGAAGGAAACGTCTC GCTCTGATATGGTCATCAGTGACTGACTGCTCCAAAAACCCATCTTAG
- the LOC122062536 gene encoding probable caffeoyl-CoA O-methyltransferase At4g26220 isoform X2, producing MEEDPEKRGSNKSNKGLLQTDELYQYILETSVYPREAEPLKELRDATAYHPRRLMGTAPDAGLLISLLLKLVDAKKTIEIGVFTGYSLLLTALSIPADGKVIAIDIDREAYEIGLPIIQRAGVEHKINFVEAPALLVLNKLLEEEESDKEDSFDYAYVDADKDNYKNYHEKLMKLVRVGGIIIYDNTLWGGTVALPESVIPEHRKYLREHIIEFNKLLSSDPRIQISQIPVGDGATICRRLY from the exons ATGGAAGAGGATCCTGAAAAAAGAGGAAGTAATAAAAGCAACAAGGGTTTGTTGCAGACAGATGAGTTATATCAG TATATATTGGAGACTAGTGTCTACCCACGAGAAGCAGAGCCTCTCAAGGAGTTAAGGGACGCTACAGCATATCATCCAAG GAGATTGATGGGTACTGCACCTGATGCAGGGCTTTTGATTAGCTTACTATTGAAGCTTGTTGATGCAAAGAAGACTATTGAGATTGGAGTTTTCACAGGATACTCTCTCCTCCTCACAGCTCTTTCCATCCCTGCCGATGGCaaa GTCATAGCCATAGATATAGATCGAGAAGCATATGAGATAGGATTGCCAATAATTCAAAGAGCTGGTGTTGAACACAAGATCAACTTCGTCGAGGCTCCTGCTCTCCTAGTTCTTAATAAActattggaagaagaagaa TCTGACAAAGAAGACTCATTTGACTATGCCTATGTAGACGCAGACAAGGATAACTACAAGAACTATCATGAGAAGTTAATGAAATTGGTGAGGGTTGGAGGTATAATTATCTATGACAACACACTATGGGGAGGCACAGTTGCCTTGCCTGAGTCTGTCATCCCTGAGCACAGAAAGTACCTCAGGGAACACATAATTGAGTTTAACAAGTTACTCTCAAGTGACCCTCGCATTCAAATATCTCAAATTCCAGTTGGTGATGGAGCCACAATATGCAGACGTCTCTATTGA
- the LOC122062536 gene encoding probable caffeoyl-CoA O-methyltransferase At4g26220 isoform X1: MEEDPEKRGSNKSNKGLLQTDELYQYILETSVYPREAEPLKELRDATAYHPRRLMGTAPDAGLLISLLLKLVDAKKTIEIGVFTGYSLLLTALSIPADGKVIAIDIDREAYEIGLPIIQRAGVEHKINFVEAPALLVLNKLLEEEEESDKEDSFDYAYVDADKDNYKNYHEKLMKLVRVGGIIIYDNTLWGGTVALPESVIPEHRKYLREHIIEFNKLLSSDPRIQISQIPVGDGATICRRLY, translated from the exons ATGGAAGAGGATCCTGAAAAAAGAGGAAGTAATAAAAGCAACAAGGGTTTGTTGCAGACAGATGAGTTATATCAG TATATATTGGAGACTAGTGTCTACCCACGAGAAGCAGAGCCTCTCAAGGAGTTAAGGGACGCTACAGCATATCATCCAAG GAGATTGATGGGTACTGCACCTGATGCAGGGCTTTTGATTAGCTTACTATTGAAGCTTGTTGATGCAAAGAAGACTATTGAGATTGGAGTTTTCACAGGATACTCTCTCCTCCTCACAGCTCTTTCCATCCCTGCCGATGGCaaa GTCATAGCCATAGATATAGATCGAGAAGCATATGAGATAGGATTGCCAATAATTCAAAGAGCTGGTGTTGAACACAAGATCAACTTCGTCGAGGCTCCTGCTCTCCTAGTTCTTAATAAActattggaagaagaagaagaa TCTGACAAAGAAGACTCATTTGACTATGCCTATGTAGACGCAGACAAGGATAACTACAAGAACTATCATGAGAAGTTAATGAAATTGGTGAGGGTTGGAGGTATAATTATCTATGACAACACACTATGGGGAGGCACAGTTGCCTTGCCTGAGTCTGTCATCCCTGAGCACAGAAAGTACCTCAGGGAACACATAATTGAGTTTAACAAGTTACTCTCAAGTGACCCTCGCATTCAAATATCTCAAATTCCAGTTGGTGATGGAGCCACAATATGCAGACGTCTCTATTGA